From Pusillibacter faecalis, one genomic window encodes:
- a CDS encoding transglycosylase SLT domain-containing protein, whose amino-acid sequence MSQKGEKYARRMERRVDKLEQDVAAITTEQTTQGVRISAVEDDLAVYRAAVSARELKQAAAEVKAAKERRTARAAERERKARRRNKVLAFIALALFVAVCVVMVAKAYSEEPAAEPATSEASAAPAAILPTELLFTAAAEEEEYMEDPQETEKIEEALLAQGYFSLAVPMPYEWQDYMRTYCEEYGCPYPLALAVAQTESNFDMDAVGASGEVGIMQLNPGPGGSYHAEIQAATGLDPTTASGNIAGGCYKLGLYLAKYSSVEKAAMAYNMGEGGARSAWDSGITSTDYSKAVKEAMETWECTVNAWGGV is encoded by the coding sequence ATGAGCCAGAAAGGCGAAAAATACGCCCGCCGCATGGAGCGGCGCGTGGACAAGCTGGAGCAGGACGTGGCGGCCATCACCACCGAGCAGACCACCCAGGGGGTGCGGATCTCTGCCGTGGAGGACGATCTGGCCGTTTACCGGGCGGCGGTGTCCGCCCGTGAGTTGAAACAGGCCGCGGCGGAGGTCAAGGCGGCCAAGGAGCGCAGAACCGCCCGCGCGGCGGAGCGGGAGCGCAAAGCCCGCCGGCGCAATAAGGTTCTGGCCTTTATCGCCCTGGCGCTGTTCGTCGCCGTCTGCGTGGTCATGGTGGCCAAGGCATACAGCGAGGAACCGGCGGCGGAACCTGCCACGTCGGAAGCGTCGGCGGCCCCGGCGGCAATCCTGCCCACGGAATTGCTGTTCACCGCGGCGGCGGAGGAGGAGGAATACATGGAGGACCCGCAGGAAACGGAAAAGATCGAGGAGGCGCTGCTGGCGCAGGGTTATTTCTCCCTGGCGGTTCCTATGCCCTACGAATGGCAGGACTACATGAGGACGTACTGCGAGGAATACGGCTGCCCCTATCCTCTGGCCCTGGCGGTGGCACAGACGGAAAGCAATTTCGACATGGACGCCGTGGGCGCCTCTGGTGAGGTGGGGATCATGCAGTTAAACCCCGGCCCCGGCGGTTCCTACCATGCGGAGATCCAGGCGGCCACGGGGCTGGACCCCACCACCGCCTCCGGGAATATCGCGGGCGGCTGCTACAAGCTGGGCCTGTATCTGGCCAAGTATAGCAGCGTCGAAAAGGCTGCCATGGCCTACAACATGGGCGAGGGCGGCGCAAGAAGCGCATGGGACAGCGGGATCACCTCCACCGACTACTCCAAGGCAGTCAAGGAGGCCATGGAAACATGGGAATGTACGGTGAACGCCTGGGGCGGGGTGTAA
- a CDS encoding HD domain-containing protein — MSDFLERNGLQTVAQHFKDLFLASVHRDGAEELLERLENETDFFEAPAGAKHHGAFPGGLVIHSLNVYRRLREITIRDLTKEDAPGPATLSEQEEETVAILGLLHDVCKAGVYHAETKRRRNPETGVWEDYLGYTFRDPLPLGHGEKSLYQIARFIRLEDHEALAIRWHMGAYDTAARTDLRDLSAAMEATPWVWRLHEADMCAAHIDERGTDE; from the coding sequence ATGTCTGATTTTTTAGAGAGAAACGGGCTGCAAACCGTGGCCCAACATTTCAAGGATCTGTTTCTGGCCAGCGTCCACCGCGACGGTGCGGAGGAACTGCTGGAGCGCCTGGAGAATGAAACGGACTTTTTCGAGGCCCCGGCGGGAGCCAAGCACCACGGCGCTTTCCCCGGTGGCCTGGTTATTCACAGCCTGAACGTTTACCGTCGTCTGCGGGAAATCACGATCCGCGACCTGACGAAAGAGGACGCGCCGGGGCCTGCCACCCTCTCCGAGCAGGAGGAGGAAACCGTGGCGATCCTGGGGCTGCTGCATGACGTGTGTAAGGCTGGCGTGTACCACGCCGAAACCAAGCGCCGCAGGAACCCGGAAACGGGCGTGTGGGAGGATTACCTGGGCTATACGTTCCGGGATCCCCTCCCGCTGGGGCACGGAGAAAAGAGCCTGTACCAGATCGCCCGCTTTATCCGCCTGGAGGATCACGAAGCCCTGGCAATCCGCTGGCACATGGGAGCCTATGACACGGCGGCCCGCACAGACCTGCGGGACCTGTCCGCGGCCATGGAAGCAACGCCATGGGTGTGGCGGCTGCATGAGGCTGATATGTGCGCCGCCCATATTGACGAAAGGGGCACGGACGAATGA
- a CDS encoding MT-A70 family methyltransferase: MWATFPNIAEAIKVMEAWGFTYKTAAFVWVKKNRKNGGNFMGMGAYTRANAEVCLLGVTPGFKAKAQIRAHNVHQIIEAPFEGHSKKPDETRRRIVELLGDVPRLEMFARQRADGWDAWGNEAPEA; the protein is encoded by the coding sequence ATGTGGGCGACATTCCCCAATATCGCGGAGGCCATCAAGGTCATGGAGGCGTGGGGCTTTACATACAAAACCGCAGCTTTCGTGTGGGTCAAAAAGAACCGGAAGAACGGCGGCAATTTCATGGGCATGGGCGCCTATACCCGCGCAAACGCGGAGGTTTGCCTGCTGGGCGTCACGCCGGGCTTTAAGGCCAAGGCGCAGATCCGCGCCCACAATGTCCACCAGATTATAGAAGCCCCGTTCGAGGGGCACAGCAAGAAACCAGACGAAACCCGCCGGCGGATCGTGGAACTGCTGGGCGACGTGCCCAGGCTGGAAATGTTCGCCCGCCAGAGGGCTGACGGCTGGGACGCCTGGGGCAACGAAGCCCCGGAAGCATAG